Proteins encoded together in one Quercus lobata isolate SW786 chromosome 3, ValleyOak3.0 Primary Assembly, whole genome shotgun sequence window:
- the LOC115979455 gene encoding uncharacterized protein LOC115979455: MPSSSSLEREIDDYQDGSSESDGSVDSSSCSDSSDEHYSSGVPGIPLEEFQEQRRRAASGSGASSSRQPSSPPQDEEEDEDVIYSCAPEVASTLDDAKLKTLVDRYQIPKELNPRLPQPGEWCCSPSSGLGVYASYLLAGLRFPLNSFCRDLFQRLGIGPNQLNPNGWRTIVAMQVLWREALEGNRPITVDEFLYCYKPSEIKKSAGFYQFSSRGSYYSLITGRSSSDRLWKKEFFIISGNWAGDPADVGIPSFPPFTSPLGRLRPEAVVRPRLDKFFLDQIEVVRTFPGRTFHDLVTFTRLATWGLGPIPTAENLSHEELTRRRISTMRENKEKTVASGDEDAAAPTVKVASVQAGKRKSKPISSTVDLDDLPSRRGHKKQKQRPSLPKVPKFVPPTVNLDEPVVDVEPVQTIHPAPSDPPPAPKTSHKSGSSESSDRPSNLVLDEGYAWRTFKGIVTDHEVNECYNMSVKEFERSGIHDLFKAMSKFYTATCQAKELATEAKTAKDKAKELGHEVLLKKGEVIRLTEDFNRLLGSETKLKNEVEELKADNLEKDTRIVHLEGQVSELTSSLEKAREEAIAAFKKSDEYKNRLDSHYAAGYEDFRADAKEAYPDLDFNSFKLPLATESSALQTSSEDVNIMDDANTEVIQDDPKTSLPK; encoded by the exons ATGCCTTCATCTTCTagtctagagagagagatagacgaCTACCAGGACGGTTCTTCTGAGAGTGACGGTAGTGTAGATAGTTCGTCCTGTAGTGACTCCTCAGACGAGCATTACTCGTCTGGGGTTCCTGGCATTCCCTTAGAGGAATTTCAGGAACAACGACGTAGGGCGGCTTCTGGATCTGGGGCTAGCTCGTCCAGACAGCCATCAAGTCCTCctcaagacgaggaagaggaCGAAGATGTAATCTATAGTTGTGCCCCAGAGGTAGCGTCCACCTTAGACGATGCTAAGTTAAAAACTCTTGTAGATAGATACCAAATCCCTAAAGAGCTTAACCCTCGTCTACCCCAGCctggagaatggtgttgttcCCCTTCCTCAGGCTTAGGGGTATACGCTTCTTACCTATTAGCTGGCCTTAGGTTTCCCTTAAACTCTTTCTGCAGAGACCTCTTCCAAAGGTTGGGTATTGGGCCAAACCAGCTCAATCCCAATGGTTGGAGGACGATAGTTGCCATGCAAGTATTATGGCGTGAGGCATTGGAAGGGAACCGTCCAAttacagtggacgagttcctttactgTTATAAGCCCTCAGAGATCAAAAAATCTGCTGGGTTCTACCAGTTCTCGTCCAGAGGTTCGTATTACAGTTTAATAACGGGCCGTAGTTCGTCTGACCGtctttggaaaaaagaattttttattatttctggaaATTGGGCTGGGGACCCAGCTGATGTGGGTATTCCCTCCTTCCCTCCTTTTACCAGCCCTCTAGGTCGTCTTCGCCCTGagg CTGTCGTTCGTCCACGTTTGGATAAGTTTTTCTTGGATCAGATAGAAGTGGTTCGCACTTTTCCAGGAAGGACTTTCCACGACTTGGTTACTTTTACTCGTCTAGCAACTTGGGGACTTGGTCCAATCCCAACTGCTGAGAATTTAAGTCACGAAGAGCTCACTCGTCGAA GGATAAGCACGATGagggaaaacaaagagaaaacagTGGCTAGCGGGGACGAAGATGCTGCTGCTCCTACTGTCAAAGTGGCTTCCGTCCAGGCTGGGAAGAGGAAGTCAAAACCAATTTCAAGTACTGTGGACCTGGACGACCTTCCCAGTCGTCGTGGCCACAAGAAGCAAAAACAAAGGCCTTCCCTTCCAAAGGTTCCCAAGTTCGTGCCACCAACAGTGAACTTGGACGAGCCTGTGGTGGACGTGGAGCCCGTCCAAACGATTCATCCTGCTCCGTCTGATCCTCCCCCAGCTCCCAAAACTTCTCATAAGTCTGGCTCGTCTGAATCCTCTGATCGTCCCTCTAATTTGGTTCTGGACGAGGGTTATGCATGGAGGACGTTCAAAGGGATCGTCACTGATCATGAGGTTAACGAATGCTACAACATGTCAGTGAAGGAGTTTGAGCGTTCTGGCATCCATGACCTTTTCAAG GCTATGTCAAAGTTTTATACAGCGACCTGCCAGGCCAAGGAGCTTGCTACAGAGGCCAAGACAGCCAAGGATAAGGCTAAGGAGCTGGGCCATGAGGTTTTGCTTAAGAAGGGGGAGGTCATCAGGTTGACAGAGGATTTTAATCGTCTGCTGGGAAGCGAGACGAAGTTGAAGAACGAAGTAGAGGAGCTCAAAGCTGACAACTTAGAGAAGGATACCCGCATCGTCCATCTCGAGGGACAAGTTTCAGAGCTTACCTCGTCCTTGGAGAAGGCACGTGAGGAAGCAATAGCTGCTTTTAAGAAATCTGACGAGTACAAGAATCGTCTAGACAGTCATTATGCAGCTGGGTATGAAGACTTCCGTGCTGATGCCAAGGAGGCGTATCCTGATTTGGACTTCAACTCGTTCAAGCTCCCTCTTGCTACAGAGAGTTCCGCGTTGCAGACGAGTTCCGAGGACGTCAACATCATGGACGATGCTAACACTGAAGTCATTCAGGACGATCCCAAGACGAGCTTGCCCAAGTGA